The following are encoded together in the Microtus pennsylvanicus isolate mMicPen1 chromosome 8, mMicPen1.hap1, whole genome shotgun sequence genome:
- the LOC142855750 gene encoding taste receptor type 2 member 140-like, giving the protein MNGLLHYMLSTTLSVELLMGNLGNTFIVLVNVMYWLKRRKICFIDQILTTLAISRVALLFSLTVGLFVSEQYPDMIITRRIMRQICIFWTVTNHFSIWLATGLSIFYFLKIASFSNSIFLHLKWRVKKMVSGTLLASLLFLFLNILVVNTHIDLWIDRVEANAFFRVISANYSQVARHIIHTNTMFTLIPFTVTLTVFLLLIFSLWQHLKNMKYNAQGSRDVSTAAHIKALQMVVSFLLLYSFYFLSLLLQFCNIKYKQQSSVSLLFWFIGVAFPSGHSYVLILGITKLRQAFVSMVWWLRCRLSAVEPSVL; this is encoded by the coding sequence ATGAATGGTCTCCTACATTACATGTTATCAACTACATTAAGTGTAGAATTGCTAATGGGAAATTTAGGCAATACATTCATAGTTTTGGTGAATGTTATGTACTGGTTAAAGAGGAGAAAGATATGTTTCATAGATCAGATCTTGACTACTCTAGCAATATCTAGAGTTGCTTTGCTCTTTTCACTAACTGTAGGTTTATTTGTATCTGAACAATACCCAGACATGATAATAACTAGAAGAATTATGAGACAAATCTGTATTTTCTGGACAGTAACCAATCATTTCAGCATCTGGCTTGCTACAGGTCTCAGCATCTTCTATTTTCTCAAGATAGCCAGTTTTTCCAACtctatttttcttcatctaaAGTGGAGAgtaaaaaaaatggtttcaggGACACTGTTGGCATCTCTGCTattcttgtttttaaacattttagttGTAAACACACATATTGATCTCTGGATTGACAGAGTTGAAGCCAATGCATTCTTCAGAGTTATCTCAGCTAATTATTCTCAAGTTGCTAGGCACATTATTCACACCAACACTATGTTCACACTCATCCCCTTCACCGTGACCCTGACTGTGTTTCtcctgctcatcttctccctgtggCAACATCTGAAGAACATGAAGTACAATGCCCAAGGGTCCAGAGATGTCAGCACTGCGGCCCACATAAAAGCCCTGCAAATGGTGGTCAGCTTCCTGTTACtgtattccttttattttctctcacttCTTTTGCAGTTTTGTAACATTAAGTATAAGCAACAaagctcagtttctcttcttttctggtTTATTGGAGTTGCTTTCCCTTCTGGCCACTCATATGTCTTGATTCTGGGAATCACTAAGCTTAGACAGGCATTTGTTTCCATGGTGTGGTGGCTGAGGTGCAGGCTCAGTGCTGTGGAGCCCTCAGTTTTGTAA
- the LOC142855751 gene encoding taste receptor type 2 member 140-like: protein MGNLGNAFTVLVNVMDWVKRRKISFIDQILTTLAISRIAFLFSLTAHLFVYKWYPAITTKRIVRQTCIFWTVTNHFSIWLATCLSIFYFLKIANFSNSIFLHLKWRVKKMVSGTLLASLLLLFLNVLVIDTHIDVFIYRIEANIFFSVISSNYSQVARLVLLTNTMFTLIPFTVTLTVFLLLIFSLWRHLKSMRHNAKGSRDVSKAAHIKALQMIVTFLLLYSIFFLSLLSQFCNIKYKQRNSVSLLFWTVGIAFPSGHSCVLILGNTKLRQAFISMMWWLRCRLSAVEPSVS from the coding sequence ATGGGAAATTTAGGCAATGCATTCACAGTGCTAGTGAATGTTATGGACTGGgtaaagaggagaaaaatatctTTCATAGACCAGATCTTGACTACTCTGGCAATTTCCagaattgcttttctcttttcactAACTgcacatttatttgtatataaatgGTATCCAGCCATAACAACTAAAAGAATTGTGAGACAAACTTGTATTTTCTGGACAGTAACCAATCATTTCAGTATCTGGCTTGCTACATGTCTCAGCATCTTCTATTTTCTCAAGATAGCCAATTTTTCAAACTctatttttcttcatctgaaGTGGAGAGTTAAAAAAATGGTTTCAGGGACACTGTTGGCATCTCTGCTTCtcctgtttttaaatgttttagtcatagacacacacattgaTGTCTTCATTTACAGAATTGAAGCAAATATATTCTTCAGTGTTATCTCAAGTAATTATTCTCAAGTTGCTAGGCTCGTTTTACTTACCAACACTATGTTCACACTCATCCCCTTCACGGTGACCCTTACTGTGTTtctcttgctcatcttctccctatGGAGACATTTGAAGAGTATGCGGCACAACGCCAAAGGCTCTAGAGATGTCAGCAAGGCAGCCCACATAAAGGCTCTGCAAATGATTGTCACATTCCTTTTACtatacagcattttttttctgtcacttcTTTCTCAGTTTTGTAACATTAAATATAAGCAGAGAAATTCAGTGTCTCTGCTTTTCTGGACTGTTGGAATTGCTTTCCCTTCTGGCCACTCTTGTGTCTTGATTCTGGGAAACACTAAACTTAGACAGGCATTTATTTCCATGATGTGGTGGCTGAGGTGCAGGCTCAGTGCTGTGGAGCCCTCAGTTTCCTAA